One genomic segment of Streptomyces sp. RerS4 includes these proteins:
- a CDS encoding response regulator transcription factor produces the protein MNEDNGVTRAETRRVRVVLVDDHRMFRAGVQAEIGETARTGVEVVGEAADVDQAVTVITATRPEVVLLDVHLPGGGGVEVLRRCAPLMAAHENPVRFLALSVSDAAEDVIGVIRGGARGYVTKTITGADLVDSIFRVQDGDAVFSPRLAGFVLDAFASTDAPPVDEDLDRLTQREREVLRLIARGYAYKEIAKQLFISVKTVESHVSAVLRKLQLSNRHELTRWATARRLV, from the coding sequence ATGAACGAGGACAACGGTGTGACGCGGGCGGAGACCAGGCGCGTGCGGGTGGTGCTCGTCGACGACCACCGGATGTTCCGCGCCGGCGTGCAGGCCGAGATCGGCGAGACCGCCCGGACCGGCGTCGAGGTCGTCGGCGAGGCCGCCGACGTCGACCAGGCCGTCACGGTGATCACCGCCACCCGCCCCGAGGTGGTGCTCCTCGACGTGCACCTGCCCGGCGGCGGCGGCGTCGAGGTGCTGCGCCGCTGCGCCCCGCTGATGGCGGCGCACGAGAACCCGGTGCGGTTCCTGGCCCTGTCGGTCTCGGACGCGGCCGAGGACGTCATCGGCGTCATCCGGGGCGGTGCGCGCGGCTACGTCACCAAGACCATCACCGGCGCCGACCTGGTGGACTCGATCTTCCGGGTCCAGGACGGGGACGCGGTGTTCTCCCCGCGCCTCGCCGGCTTCGTCCTCGACGCCTTCGCCTCCACGGACGCCCCGCCCGTCGACGAGGACCTGGACCGGCTCACCCAGCGCGAGCGCGAGGTGCTGCGGCTGATCGCGCGCGGGTACGCGTACAAGGAGATCGCCAAGCAGCTGTTCATCTCGGTGAAGACCGTCGAATCCCACGTCTCCGCGGTCCTGCGCAAGCTCCAGCTCTCCAACCGCCACGAACTGACCCGCTGGGCGACGGCGCGCCGGCTGGTGTGA
- a CDS encoding alpha/beta hydrolase-fold protein, protein MSLTGTPLFATVVALTVIAVALPLALWSRVRGPAVVRGATRALMVVFAQVTAVVLVFVAVNRDMNFYASWGDLMGTGKYVQAAPDLGPDGMGGKKAEQVREEPKVRQDFQPVEGLGGRVKKTELDGKISGVKGDVMVWLPPQYDDPAWKDRKFPVVELIPGIPGTGKSWFQGLKVHEVLEPLMKEGKVQPFVLVSPRAMLLGNADTGCANLTGKVNADSWFSVDVRKMVTDNFRVSDEARTWGVAGYSAGAYCAAKLAILHPDRYSAAVSLSGYNDPGQEPSSLVAQDPELRRTHNLKHLLQTQPAPLAVSLWMSGAEHDGYLSGLDLKALAKAPTTVHSEKVSGGHNLDSWSKQLPQTFDWLSKTVKAP, encoded by the coding sequence ATGAGCCTGACGGGGACCCCCCTTTTCGCAACGGTGGTCGCCCTGACCGTGATCGCCGTCGCCCTTCCGCTCGCCCTGTGGAGCAGGGTGCGCGGCCCTGCCGTCGTACGCGGCGCGACCCGCGCCCTGATGGTGGTCTTCGCGCAGGTCACGGCCGTGGTCCTGGTGTTCGTCGCCGTCAACCGGGACATGAACTTCTACGCCTCCTGGGGCGACCTGATGGGCACCGGGAAGTACGTCCAGGCCGCCCCCGACCTCGGCCCGGACGGAATGGGCGGTAAGAAGGCCGAACAGGTCAGGGAAGAGCCCAAGGTCCGCCAGGACTTCCAGCCGGTCGAGGGCCTCGGCGGGCGCGTCAAGAAGACCGAACTCGACGGGAAGATCTCCGGAGTCAAGGGCGACGTCATGGTGTGGCTGCCGCCGCAGTACGACGACCCCGCCTGGAAGGACCGCAAGTTCCCCGTCGTCGAGCTGATCCCCGGCATCCCCGGAACCGGCAAGTCGTGGTTCCAGGGGCTCAAGGTGCACGAGGTGCTGGAGCCCCTGATGAAGGAGGGCAAGGTCCAGCCCTTCGTCCTGGTCTCCCCGCGCGCCATGCTGCTGGGCAACGCCGACACCGGCTGCGCCAACCTCACCGGCAAGGTCAACGCCGACAGCTGGTTCAGCGTCGACGTCCGCAAGATGGTCACCGACAACTTCCGCGTCTCCGACGAGGCGCGCACCTGGGGCGTCGCCGGGTACTCGGCGGGCGCCTACTGCGCCGCCAAGCTGGCCATCCTGCACCCGGACCGCTACAGCGCGGCCGTGTCCCTGTCCGGCTACAACGATCCGGGCCAGGAGCCCAGTTCCCTCGTCGCCCAGGACCCGGAACTGCGCCGCACCCACAACCTCAAGCACCTCCTCCAGACGCAGCCCGCACCGCTGGCGGTCTCGCTGTGGATGTCGGGCGCCGAGCACGACGGCTACCTGTCGGGCCTGGACCTCAAGGCCCTCGCGAAGGCCCCGACCACCGTGCACTCGGAGAAGGTCTCCGGCGGGCACAACCTCGACTCGTGGTCGAAGCAGCTGCCGCAGACCTTCGACTGGCTGAGCAAGACGGTCAAGGCGCCGTAG
- a CDS encoding chorismate mutase produces MTTITTTPEQLIADSRARIDALDDRIIGLIQERMAVSAVIQDARMASGGRRVHLSREMEVLNHFSDALGKPGTALAMTLLELCRGRV; encoded by the coding sequence ATGACCACGATCACCACCACCCCCGAGCAGCTCATCGCCGACTCCCGCGCCCGCATCGACGCCCTCGACGACCGGATCATCGGCCTGATCCAGGAACGCATGGCCGTCTCGGCCGTCATCCAGGACGCCCGGATGGCCTCCGGCGGGCGCCGCGTGCACCTCTCGCGCGAGATGGAGGTGCTGAACCACTTCAGTGACGCCCTCGGCAAGCCCGGCACCGCGCTCGCCATGACCCTGCTGGAGCTCTGCCGGGGCCGGGTGTGA
- the guaA gene encoding glutamine-hydrolyzing GMP synthase: MPVAPSAAPDVVLVVDFGAQYAQLIARRVREARVYSEIVPSTMPVAEMLAKNPKAIILSGGPSSVYEEGAPQLDRAIFEAGIPVFGMCYGFQLMATTLGGTVDNTGAREYGRTALAVSKAGSTLFEGTPEQQSVWMSHGDACSAAPEGFTVTASTDVVPVAAFENDEKKLYGVQYHPEVMHSTHGQQVLEHFLYRGAGLQPTWTTGNIVEEQIAAIQAQVGDKRAICGLSGGVDSAVAAALVQKAIGSQLTCVYVDHGLMRKGETEQVEKDFVAATGVQLKVVDAQERFLTALAGVSDPETKRKIIGREFIRVFEQAQLEILQEDGPAVAFLVQGTLYPDVVESGGGTGTANIKSHHNVGGLPDDIEFELVEPLRQLFKDEVRMVGQELGLPEEIVQRQPFPGPGLGIRIVGEVTKERLDLLREADAIAREELTSAGLDREIWQCPVVLLADVRSVGVQGDGRTYGHPIVLRPVSSEDAMTADWTRMPYEVLARISTRITNEVPDVNRVVLDCTSKPPGTIEWE; the protein is encoded by the coding sequence GTGCCAGTAGCACCCTCCGCCGCACCGGACGTCGTCCTCGTTGTCGACTTCGGCGCGCAGTACGCCCAGCTCATCGCCCGCCGCGTCCGTGAGGCCCGGGTCTACAGCGAGATCGTGCCGAGCACGATGCCCGTGGCCGAGATGCTGGCCAAGAACCCCAAGGCGATCATCCTCTCCGGCGGCCCGTCCTCCGTGTACGAGGAAGGCGCCCCGCAGCTCGACCGTGCGATCTTCGAGGCCGGGATCCCCGTCTTCGGCATGTGCTACGGCTTCCAGCTGATGGCCACCACCCTCGGCGGCACCGTCGACAACACCGGCGCCCGCGAGTACGGCCGTACCGCGCTGGCCGTCTCCAAGGCCGGCTCCACCCTCTTCGAGGGCACCCCCGAGCAGCAGTCCGTGTGGATGTCCCACGGCGACGCCTGCTCCGCCGCCCCCGAGGGCTTCACCGTCACCGCGTCGACGGACGTCGTCCCGGTCGCCGCCTTCGAGAACGACGAGAAGAAGCTGTACGGGGTCCAGTACCACCCCGAGGTCATGCACTCCACGCACGGCCAGCAGGTGCTGGAGCACTTCCTCTACCGCGGCGCGGGCCTGCAGCCCACCTGGACCACCGGCAACATCGTCGAGGAGCAGATCGCGGCCATCCAGGCGCAGGTCGGCGACAAGCGTGCGATCTGCGGCCTGTCCGGCGGCGTGGACTCCGCCGTCGCAGCCGCCCTCGTGCAGAAGGCCATCGGCTCGCAGCTGACCTGCGTCTACGTCGACCACGGCCTGATGCGCAAGGGCGAGACCGAGCAGGTCGAGAAGGACTTCGTGGCCGCCACCGGCGTCCAGCTGAAGGTCGTCGACGCCCAGGAGCGGTTCCTGACCGCGCTGGCCGGCGTCTCCGACCCGGAGACCAAGCGCAAGATCATCGGCCGTGAGTTCATCCGCGTCTTCGAGCAGGCGCAGCTGGAGATCCTCCAGGAGGACGGCCCCGCGGTCGCCTTCCTCGTGCAGGGCACCCTGTACCCGGACGTCGTCGAGTCCGGCGGCGGCACCGGCACCGCGAACATCAAGTCCCACCACAACGTGGGCGGCCTCCCCGACGACATCGAGTTCGAGCTCGTCGAGCCGCTGCGCCAGCTGTTCAAGGACGAGGTCCGGATGGTCGGCCAGGAGCTCGGCCTGCCCGAGGAGATCGTCCAGCGCCAGCCCTTCCCCGGCCCCGGCCTCGGCATCCGCATCGTCGGCGAGGTCACCAAGGAGCGCCTGGACCTGCTGCGCGAGGCCGACGCCATCGCCCGCGAGGAGCTGACCTCCGCCGGTCTGGACCGCGAGATCTGGCAGTGCCCGGTCGTGCTGCTCGCGGACGTCCGCAGCGTCGGCGTCCAGGGCGACGGCCGCACCTACGGCCACCCGATCGTGCTGCGCCCCGTCTCCTCCGAGGACGCGATGACGGCCGACTGGACGCGCATGCCGTACGAGGTGCTCGCCCGCATCTCCACCCGGATCACCAACGAGGTGCCGGACGTGAACCGCGTGGTCCTGGACTGCACCAGCAAGCCGCCGGGCACCATCGAGTGGGAGTGA
- a CDS encoding NlpC/P60 family protein, with protein MASHRKPRQRPFTGGTVRTAATLALAGAATATAFEGTSQAEPRPNPTQVKAEVDRLYGEAEAATERYNGAKEKADAAERSLTGLRDETARKTDRLNTARNALGSLAAGQYRSGGLGPAFQLALATDPQDYLDRAGFLTRAGSRTAAEVSSVRRGLDEVGRLRDQAASQVSELRARQDELAAQKAVIEDRLNTAQRLLARLTAEERAAYEAQSGGGATTTPGADPGTTPAGAPASAASPKRPAPPAPLNGSRAARAVAFAHGAIGKPYVWGATGPGSYDCSGLTQAAWRAAGVSLPRTTYTQINAGRRVSRDQLAPGDLVFFYSGVTHVGLYIGGGQMIHAPRPGSTVRVAPVDSMPWAGASRPA; from the coding sequence GTGGCCAGTCATCGAAAGCCCAGGCAGCGCCCGTTCACCGGCGGCACCGTACGGACCGCCGCCACCCTCGCCCTCGCGGGCGCTGCCACCGCCACCGCCTTCGAAGGCACGTCGCAGGCCGAGCCGCGGCCGAACCCCACCCAGGTCAAGGCCGAGGTGGACCGGCTGTACGGGGAGGCCGAGGCCGCGACCGAGCGGTACAACGGGGCGAAGGAGAAGGCCGACGCGGCCGAGCGGTCCCTGACCGGCCTGCGCGACGAGACCGCCCGCAAGACGGACCGCCTGAACACCGCCCGCAACGCCCTCGGTTCCCTCGCCGCCGGCCAGTACCGCAGCGGCGGCCTGGGCCCCGCCTTCCAACTGGCCCTGGCCACCGACCCGCAGGACTACCTCGACCGGGCCGGCTTCCTGACCCGGGCCGGCAGTCGCACCGCCGCCGAGGTGTCCTCCGTACGCCGCGGCCTCGACGAGGTCGGCAGGCTGCGCGATCAGGCCGCCTCCCAGGTCTCGGAGTTGCGCGCTCGGCAGGACGAACTCGCCGCGCAGAAGGCCGTCATCGAGGACCGGCTGAACACCGCGCAGCGGCTGTTGGCCCGCCTCACCGCCGAGGAACGGGCGGCCTACGAGGCCCAGTCCGGCGGCGGCGCCACCACCACGCCCGGGGCCGACCCCGGGACCACCCCCGCCGGCGCCCCCGCTTCGGCCGCAAGCCCGAAGCGCCCGGCGCCCCCCGCCCCCCTGAACGGCTCCCGCGCCGCCCGCGCGGTGGCGTTCGCGCACGGGGCGATCGGCAAGCCGTACGTGTGGGGCGCGACGGGACCGGGCTCGTACGACTGCTCGGGGCTGACCCAGGCGGCGTGGCGGGCGGCCGGGGTCTCCCTGCCGCGCACCACCTACACCCAGATCAACGCCGGCCGCCGCGTCTCCCGCGACCAGCTGGCCCCCGGCGACCTGGTGTTCTTCTACTCCGGGGTGACCCACGTCGGCCTGTACATCGGCGGCGGCCAGATGATCCACGCGCCGCGCCCCGGCTCCACGGTCCGCGTCGCGCCGGTGGACTCGATGCCCTGGGCGGGCGCGTCCCGTCCGGCGTAG
- a CDS encoding PspC domain-containing protein, with product MTDVHDAPPAGSGGPAAGAPAPGDRPPLRRSKNDKVLAGVCGGLGRYFDLDPLVFRIVLGVLAVTGGVGLIFYGFAWLLLPVAGEEDSEGKKLLTGRVEGATLAAVFAALVGCALFLSMLDNGVMGAFSVLAILALGGAAYWSRRHRHTVAPEAGSPDPERPAAHRPAPPETQAPPVPGSPSWWRDPLVKDGTTGPVGSTGYLWGPDDTAEPAGRTRRDVRGGAPAAARRPSGIGGRVFVLALLAGAAGTAAVWEGSTLSHALQVGFAAALAMFGLGLAVSSVKGRTGFGTILLALITAGLLAVAAVLPREIATDWHDVVWRPTAVADVKPLYTSGTGLATLDLTGLDVPKGATVPVRATIEAGRLKVVLPREVTAKATISIRIGDIQLPGDRGGQIRIKDGGETRRATLPPAAGTEAGGTIELRLEAGAGQVEVARAAS from the coding sequence ATGACCGACGTACACGACGCCCCGCCGGCCGGTTCGGGGGGACCCGCTGCGGGGGCACCCGCCCCGGGGGATCGTCCGCCCCTGCGCCGCAGCAAGAACGACAAGGTCCTCGCGGGCGTGTGCGGCGGTCTCGGCCGGTACTTCGACCTGGACCCGCTGGTGTTCCGGATCGTCCTCGGGGTGCTCGCGGTGACCGGTGGCGTCGGGCTGATCTTCTACGGCTTCGCGTGGCTGCTGCTGCCCGTGGCCGGCGAGGAGGACAGTGAGGGAAAGAAGCTGCTGACGGGCCGGGTCGAGGGAGCCACCCTGGCGGCGGTGTTCGCGGCGCTCGTGGGCTGCGCCCTGTTCCTGTCGATGCTCGACAACGGGGTGATGGGGGCCTTCTCGGTCCTGGCGATCCTGGCGCTCGGCGGCGCCGCGTACTGGTCGCGCCGCCACCGGCACACGGTCGCCCCGGAGGCGGGCTCCCCCGATCCCGAGCGGCCCGCCGCGCACCGTCCGGCGCCGCCGGAGACGCAGGCGCCGCCCGTGCCGGGCAGCCCGTCGTGGTGGCGGGATCCGCTGGTGAAGGACGGCACGACCGGGCCGGTGGGATCCACCGGCTACCTGTGGGGGCCGGACGACACCGCCGAGCCGGCGGGCCGGACGCGTCGGGACGTGCGCGGCGGCGCCCCGGCGGCGGCGCGGCGTCCGTCGGGGATCGGCGGGCGGGTGTTCGTGCTGGCGCTGCTGGCCGGGGCGGCCGGCACGGCCGCGGTGTGGGAGGGCAGCACCCTCTCGCACGCCCTCCAGGTGGGCTTCGCCGCGGCCCTCGCGATGTTCGGGCTGGGCCTCGCGGTCAGCTCCGTCAAGGGCCGTACCGGCTTCGGCACGATCCTGCTGGCGCTGATCACGGCCGGGCTGCTCGCCGTGGCCGCCGTCCTGCCGCGCGAGATCGCCACCGACTGGCACGACGTCGTGTGGCGTCCGACGGCGGTGGCCGACGTCAAGCCGCTCTACACCTCGGGGACGGGGCTGGCGACCCTGGACCTGACCGGCCTGGACGTGCCCAAGGGCGCCACGGTGCCCGTGCGCGCCACGATCGAGGCGGGCCGGCTGAAGGTGGTCCTGCCCCGGGAGGTCACCGCGAAGGCGACCATCTCGATCCGGATCGGCGACATCCAGCTGCCCGGGGACCGCGGCGGCCAGATCCGGATCAAGGACGGCGGAGAGACCCGGCGGGCGACCCTGCCCCCCGCCGCCGGCACCGAGGCCGGCGGGACGATCGAACTGCGCCTGGAAGCGGGCGCGGGACAGGTGGAGGTGGCCCGTGCGGCGTCATGA
- a CDS encoding TQO small subunit DoxD — MTRTDVQNAVRHDVARHALLPLRIFLGVTFVYAGLDKLTDSAFLSATGSGSIGEMMRGVRDTSAIPALVDLTLKAPVGFAVFLAVAELLVGLATLAGLLTRIAAVGGALISLGLWLTVSWAVTPYYYGNDLIYMMAWTPLILAGAPYLSVDSLIGRAFGRSSPPSAPRPSLPSVLRSRRTA; from the coding sequence GTGACCCGAACCGATGTCCAGAACGCGGTGCGCCACGACGTCGCCCGCCACGCGCTCCTGCCCCTGCGGATCTTCCTCGGCGTGACCTTCGTATACGCGGGTCTCGACAAGCTGACCGACTCCGCGTTCCTGTCCGCCACCGGCAGCGGCTCCATCGGCGAGATGATGCGCGGGGTGCGCGACACCTCCGCGATCCCCGCCCTGGTGGACCTCACCCTGAAGGCCCCCGTCGGCTTCGCCGTCTTCCTCGCCGTCGCCGAACTCCTCGTCGGCCTCGCCACCCTGGCCGGCCTGTTGACCCGGATCGCGGCCGTCGGCGGAGCGCTGATCTCGCTCGGCCTGTGGCTGACGGTGTCCTGGGCGGTCACCCCGTACTACTACGGCAACGACCTGATCTACATGATGGCCTGGACCCCGCTGATCCTCGCCGGGGCGCCCTACCTGTCGGTGGACTCGCTGATCGGACGCGCCTTCGGGCGCTCGTCCCCGCCCTCGGCCCCGCGGCCGTCCCTGCCGTCGGTCCTGCGGTCGCGGCGTACGGCGTAG
- a CDS encoding ATP-binding protein, translating to MPAAAAAAPRAPHAPDADEPAPRKLYRSADGRMLGGVARGLAGHLGLPVLWVRLAFLGLFLFGDGLGVLLYAAFWVFVPLGVGGSTGHHSFFETLDDGTRRLRKPDKGAVSGLIALVVGAGIFVSQLSVGGENGRYIWPTLLVGAGVVLVWRQADNARRAHWRPATAAHGRLFQAVRALAGVALVGVGLTVFIVVRGSAAQLGNVLTATLAVLVGIALLAGPWLIRMTQDLSEERLMRIRAQERAEVAAHVHDSVLHTLTLIQRNAEDVGEVRRLARAQERELRNWLYRPEGTGKDEAEEPTTLAEAVKKTAAEVEDHHGVPIEVVVVGDCPLDEKLAAQIQAAREAMVNAAKYGGEGGPVQVYAEVEGRTVFVSVRDRGPGFDIDAVPDDRMGVRESIIGRMQRNGGTATLRSAPDGGTEVELEMERAA from the coding sequence ATGCCCGCAGCAGCAGCCGCCGCTCCCCGCGCCCCGCACGCACCGGACGCCGACGAACCCGCCCCGCGCAAGCTCTACCGCAGCGCCGACGGGCGGATGCTCGGCGGCGTGGCGCGCGGCCTCGCCGGGCACCTCGGGCTGCCCGTGCTCTGGGTGCGCCTGGCCTTCCTCGGCCTGTTCCTGTTCGGCGACGGCCTCGGGGTGCTGCTCTACGCCGCGTTCTGGGTGTTCGTTCCCCTCGGCGTCGGCGGCAGCACCGGACACCACTCCTTCTTCGAGACCCTCGACGACGGCACCCGGCGCCTACGCAAACCCGACAAGGGCGCCGTGTCCGGGCTCATCGCGCTCGTCGTCGGCGCCGGCATCTTCGTCTCGCAGCTCAGCGTCGGCGGCGAGAACGGCCGCTACATCTGGCCGACGCTGCTCGTCGGCGCCGGCGTGGTCCTCGTATGGCGCCAGGCCGACAACGCCCGCCGCGCCCACTGGCGCCCCGCCACCGCCGCGCACGGCCGGCTCTTCCAGGCGGTGCGGGCCCTCGCCGGAGTGGCCCTCGTCGGCGTCGGCCTGACCGTCTTCATCGTCGTACGCGGCTCCGCCGCCCAACTCGGCAACGTCCTCACCGCCACCCTCGCCGTCCTCGTCGGCATCGCCCTGCTCGCCGGGCCCTGGCTGATCCGGATGACGCAGGACCTCTCCGAGGAACGGCTGATGCGCATCCGCGCGCAGGAACGCGCCGAGGTCGCCGCCCACGTCCACGACTCCGTCCTGCACACCCTCACCCTGATCCAGCGCAACGCCGAGGACGTCGGCGAGGTACGCCGCCTCGCCCGCGCCCAGGAACGCGAGCTGCGCAACTGGCTGTACAGGCCCGAGGGCACCGGCAAGGACGAGGCCGAGGAGCCGACCACCCTCGCGGAGGCCGTGAAGAAGACCGCCGCCGAGGTGGAGGACCACCACGGCGTCCCCATCGAGGTGGTCGTCGTCGGCGACTGCCCCCTCGACGAGAAGCTCGCAGCACAGATCCAGGCCGCGCGCGAGGCGATGGTCAACGCCGCGAAGTACGGTGGCGAGGGGGGACCCGTACAGGTCTACGCGGAGGTCGAGGGCCGCACGGTGTTCGTGTCCGTTCGCGACCGGGGACCGGGCTTCGACATCGACGCGGTACCGGACGACCGCATGGGCGTACGAGAATCGATCATCGGCCGGATGCAGCGCAACGGAGGGACCGCCACACTGCGGTCCGCGCCCGACGGCGGCACGGAAGTCGAGCTGGAGATGGAGAGGGCGGCATGA
- a CDS encoding FG-GAP-like repeat-containing protein — protein sequence MPRHTRTTAVAALIAAAVAAGAVATVDSAAFAAPSATTSLAPLADPIANPDYGSTGQGEVTASADMMRASEYSAATTKITRSQVIARAKSWVGIGLDYNWGGRHGGYRTDCSGFVSMAWDLDASLTTDSFEPRGEVHSIGKADLKAGDALLDNDSGAGGHVVLFEKWANSDKTKYWGFDFTPSGVHHRVYDYPYYPGYGPYAPVRYKNIVDDTTTPPPAPVGMTDLVAANINGDAVDDVVGVEASTGKLWLYPGNGAGLNARKEIGSGGWNGMSNLAAGDFTGDGRDDIVATEESSGKLYLYPGNGSGLNTRKEIGSGGWNGMHDLVGGDFTGDGKADIAGVERSTGKLYLYKGNGAGAIGGGSTRVMIGSGGWNGMHDLVGMDIDNDGKSDIVGAETSTGKLFLYKSNGAGLNARKEIGSGGWNGMNDLLGGDFTANAYDDLIGVEKSTGKLFLYPGDGSGLDARKEIGSGGW from the coding sequence ATGCCTCGCCACACCCGCACCACCGCCGTTGCCGCGCTGATCGCCGCCGCCGTCGCCGCCGGCGCGGTCGCCACCGTCGACTCCGCGGCCTTCGCCGCCCCGTCCGCGACGACGTCGCTCGCCCCGCTCGCCGACCCCATAGCGAACCCCGACTACGGCAGCACCGGCCAGGGCGAAGTGACCGCGTCCGCCGACATGATGAGGGCCTCCGAGTACTCCGCGGCGACGACGAAGATCACCCGTAGCCAGGTCATCGCCCGTGCCAAGAGCTGGGTCGGCATCGGCCTCGACTACAACTGGGGCGGTCGCCACGGCGGTTACCGCACCGACTGCTCCGGCTTCGTCTCGATGGCCTGGGACCTGGACGCGTCGCTGACCACCGACTCCTTCGAGCCGCGCGGCGAGGTCCACTCGATCGGCAAGGCGGACCTGAAGGCCGGCGACGCCCTGCTCGACAACGACTCCGGCGCCGGCGGCCACGTCGTCCTCTTCGAGAAGTGGGCCAACAGCGACAAGACCAAGTACTGGGGCTTCGACTTCACCCCGAGCGGCGTGCACCACCGCGTGTACGACTACCCGTACTACCCGGGCTACGGCCCCTACGCCCCGGTCCGCTACAAGAACATCGTCGACGACACCACGACCCCGCCCCCGGCCCCCGTCGGCATGACCGACCTCGTCGCGGCCAACATCAACGGCGACGCGGTCGACGACGTGGTGGGCGTCGAGGCCTCCACCGGCAAGCTCTGGCTCTACCCGGGCAACGGCGCCGGGCTGAACGCCCGCAAGGAGATCGGCTCCGGCGGCTGGAACGGCATGTCCAACCTGGCGGCCGGCGACTTCACCGGCGACGGCCGGGACGACATCGTCGCCACGGAGGAGTCCTCCGGCAAGCTCTACCTCTACCCGGGCAACGGCTCCGGCCTGAACACCCGCAAGGAGATCGGCTCGGGCGGCTGGAACGGCATGCACGACCTGGTCGGCGGTGACTTCACCGGCGACGGCAAGGCGGACATCGCCGGCGTCGAGCGCTCCACCGGCAAGCTCTACCTCTACAAGGGCAACGGCGCCGGCGCGATCGGCGGCGGCAGCACCCGCGTCATGATCGGCTCGGGCGGCTGGAACGGCATGCACGACCTGGTCGGCATGGACATCGACAACGACGGCAAGAGCGACATCGTCGGCGCCGAGACCTCCACCGGCAAGCTCTTCCTCTACAAGAGCAACGGCGCCGGGCTGAACGCCCGCAAGGAGATCGGCTCCGGCGGCTGGAACGGCATGAACGACCTGCTCGGCGGCGACTTCACCGCCAACGCGTACGACGACCTCATCGGCGTCGAGAAGTCGACCGGCAAGCTCTTCCTCTACCCCGGCGACGGCTCCGGCCTGGACGCCCGCAAGGAGATCGGCTCCGGCGGCTGGTAG
- a CDS encoding class II aldolase/adducin family protein: MPDQPVPVPVPVPVERLRFEMPPAHQDADAERARRKERLAGALRLFARLGYEDGVGGHVTARDPEFEDCFWVNPFGRAFAHLGPEDLLLVDGDGRVVRGERRVNQLAFAVHAAVHRARPEVVAVVRAQAPYGRALACLGELLAPITHEACAFYEDHALLDEYAGAEDAERIARALGPYKALILRHHGLLTVGASVDAAAWWFVAAERAAQVQLIARAAGKPVAIDHRRAVATRERFGGDLAAWVSFQPLWQTVTDSGVNIMNG; encoded by the coding sequence ATGCCGGATCAGCCCGTGCCCGTGCCAGTGCCAGTGCCCGTCGAACGGTTGCGGTTCGAGATGCCGCCCGCGCACCAGGACGCGGACGCGGAGCGCGCGCGGCGCAAGGAGCGGCTCGCCGGCGCGCTGCGGCTGTTCGCGCGCCTCGGGTACGAGGACGGGGTCGGCGGGCACGTCACGGCGCGCGACCCGGAGTTCGAGGACTGCTTCTGGGTGAACCCGTTCGGCCGCGCCTTCGCCCACCTCGGCCCCGAGGACCTGCTGCTGGTCGACGGGGACGGGCGGGTCGTGCGGGGTGAGCGGCGGGTGAACCAGCTGGCGTTCGCCGTGCACGCGGCCGTGCACCGGGCCCGCCCCGAGGTGGTGGCCGTCGTCCGCGCGCAGGCCCCGTACGGCCGCGCGCTGGCCTGCCTCGGCGAGCTGCTCGCCCCGATCACGCACGAGGCCTGTGCCTTCTACGAGGACCACGCGCTCCTCGACGAGTACGCCGGCGCCGAGGACGCCGAACGGATCGCCCGCGCGCTCGGCCCGTACAAGGCGCTGATCCTGCGCCACCACGGGCTGCTCACGGTCGGCGCGTCGGTGGACGCGGCCGCGTGGTGGTTCGTCGCGGCGGAGCGGGCGGCGCAGGTCCAGCTGATCGCCCGCGCGGCCGGGAAACCGGTGGCGATCGACCACCGGCGGGCCGTGGCCACGCGGGAGCGGTTCGGCGGGGATCTGGCCGCCTGGGTGAGCTTCCAACCGCTGTGGCAGACGGTCACGGACAGTGGCGTCAACATCATGAACGGTTAA